The genomic stretch atatatatatatatatatatatatatatatatatatatatatatatatatatatatatatatatatatatatatatatatatatatatatatatatatatatatatatatatatatatatatatatatatatatatatatatatatatatatatatatatatatatatatatatatatatatatatatatatatatatatatatatatatatatatatatatatatatatatatatatatatatatatatatatatatatatatatatatatatatatatatatatatatatatatatatatatatatatatatatatatatatatatatatatatatatatatatatatatatatatatatatatatatatatatatatatatatatatatatatatatatatatatatatatatatatatatatatatatatatatatatatatatatatatatatatatatatatatatatatatatatatatatatatatatatatatatatatatatatatatatatatatatatatatatatatatatatatatatatatatatatatatatatatatatatatatatatatatatatatatatatatatatatatatatatatatatatatatatatatatatatatatatatatatatatatatatatatatatatatatatatatatatatatatatatatatatatatatatatatatatatatatatatatatatatatatatatatatatatatatatatatatatatatatatatatatatatatatatatatatatatatatatatatatatatatatatatatatatatatatatatatatatatatatatatatatatatatatatatatatatatatatatatatatatatatatatatatatatatatatatatatatatatatatatatatatatatatatatatatatatatatatatatatatatatatatatatatatatatatatatatatatatatatatatatatatatatatatatatatatatatatatatatatatatatatatatatatatatatatatatatatatatatatatatatatatatatatatatatatatatatatatatatatatatatatatatatatatatatatatatatatatatatatatatatatatatatatatatatatatatatatatatatatatatatatatatatatatatatatatatatatatatatatatatatatatatatatatatatatatatatatatatatatatatatatatatatatatatatatatatatatatatatatatatatatatatatatatatatatatatatatatatatatatatatatatatatatatatatatatatatatatatatatatatatatatatatatatatatatatatatatatatatatatatatatatatatatatatatatatatatatatatatatatatatatatatatatatatatatatatatatatatatatatatatatatatatatatatatatatatatatatatatatatatatatatatatatatatatatatatatatatatatatatatatatatatatatatatatatatatatatatatatatatatatatatatatatatatatatatatatatatatatatatatatatatatatatatatatatatatatatatatatatatatatatatatatatatatatatatatatatatatatatatatatatatatatatatatatatatatatatatatatatatatatatatatatatatatatatatatatatatatatatatatatatatatatatatatgtttaccgtatatatatatgtacatatttggtactgtatgtatgtaagtgatatgaaaaattactatatatgtataaataggtatgatcttatatgtgtatggatatatatatatatacgaaggtaagtttatactatttaaagtgtgttatgtgagaaagtaaagaatgagataaaatgaaattatggtgtgaggttggagactattccttttaacattcacaatggattcacaaacattgggccctgaagtgattggtgttaaccacgttgagtaaccttgtagaaacagatccagggttactagagctagtgactaacctgcgggcttggaatcccgacaaggggtgtgcacactaaaggtcctagatctgcttcccctagttggaataactaggttgtggtgaggtggtggaaacgagaaggaaattgtggtgttaatcggaatatctttaacgttattatggtaaaagctggttctttctatttaaatgtttatatgattatgagtacgagtgggagtatgggtatgattataagtatgatattgtgtatacaggcggaaattatgattattggcacaataatgaggaaatgaatatctcttatatgagaaatcttgttgaaaatgtgttatcatgtgaactgaactgtttttcgaaaacaaagaataaaactattttccaaaaccatgattttacacggtggagtagggattacttagcactatgtgctaattctgttttccaaatgaatttcaggtatggaatagatcttgatatccgagagcgatagaagagaaaatggatctactcttgatgatagaaatcactatggtttttgagttgtatattactgggatgcaaggcagtaatagtatgtattaataaggatagtagatgtaaagactaccttagcatctaagttgtaacaaacttaggtgtggagtagcacttctggattttatgcgcttccgttttgggaaattagtaattatgattaattatacctttttgtaggatggaaaatctgggggtgttacagttggtatcagagctctaGGTTGAGACCTTGGCATGAACTTTAGGGTGGAACTCTAAGAAATAAGTATTGGAGGCATGAACTTTAGGGTGGAACTCTAAGAAATAAGTATTGGATCTTAAGAAGGTAGAGATGAAATTCTAGGAATGAAATTTTTTAGGAATCGTGGTGAGGGTGTGatattattttacttgttttttagGAATCGTGGTGAGGGTGTGATATTATTTTACTTGGTTTTTAGGAATCGTGGTGAGGGTGTGATATTATTTTACTTGGTTAAGATTATGCGTGGTGAGGGTGTGATATTATTTTACTTGGTTAAGATTATGTTTAATCCTTAGAACTGTCACTATTGCACCCGATTTGGTGTGCACCTGTGTAAGTAAGATAGTGATTTGTGCTTGTCTTAACCTCGTATTGGTTCTGCAGTAGTTTATAATGGCTCCGTCTGGAAGGAGAGTCGAACCTCGTGGAACTCCTACCGAGGAACTGCTAGCGCAGAATTTGCAGCAATTGACCCAATTGACTCAAACTTTGGGAAATGCGCTTCTCAATAATCAACGGGGAGGGCCAGATGTGGCTAAGATCATAGCTGGGCATCGTCCGCCATTCTTCACTGGTAAGGAAGATCCACTAGTGTTAGAAGATTGGATAAGGACTTTCGACAAAATGTTTGAGGCTGTAGAATGTCCTGAAGAAAGGAGGGTGGAGATAGCTACATTCTATTTCCAGCAAGAAGCTGACAATTGGTGGAGTATGATgggacccatgtatcaacaacaAGGAGAATTTCAATGGACTGACCTTAATGCTCGAATGCGGGATCATTTTTATCCCGAGCATGTTAAGTCCGCTAAGTACGAGGAATTTCTACATCTACGTCAAGGGACGACATCTGTTCAAGACTACTATGCTAAGTATCTTGAGCTGGCACGATTTGCCCCTGCCTTAGCCCCGAATGAGCCAAGCAAGGCTAGGAAGTTTGTAAATGGATTAAATTTTGAGACTCAAAAAGCTGTTTGTGTGTTTGAGTGTCAGACTCTTGGAGAGGCTTATAACCGGGCTGCCAGACATTATCGAGTCCAGCAGATGCAGAAGGAGGTTCGTGAGAAGGGTAAGAGGAAATTTGAAGGTAGTAGCAGAGGGGGAGAGAAGAACTCTAAGATGAGTCAAGGAGAGGTTATTCGGGATTACCAAAGAAGTGGGATTCCCAGACCTAGGAGGGATTTCCCAACTCAAAGTACGGGGATGACTAGTAGAGGATGGATGAAGGAGAGGCATTTCTACTGTAAAAGATGTGGGAAGGATCATCCCGGTGTCGATTGTATAGGGATGCCGGTAGAGTGCTTCAATTGTGGGAAGAAGGGCCATCGCTCATTTGAATGTCAAACTAGCAGGAGGGAAGGGTCATTCCGTCCTAGCCAGAGTCAAGAAAAGACCCAACAATCTGGAATACAAGTGAAGGCTAGGAATGGAGTGAACATGGCAAATAGTAACATTGAGAGCACAAGCAAGGCACCAACTAGCAGGAGTGGACCCCAGCAAGGGAGGATCTTTGTGATGAGTAAAGCTCAGGCGGATGTGAGCGATGTGGTGGCAGGTACTTTTCTGCTTCGTGATATACCTGCTTATGTATTATTTGACTCTGGAGcatctcattcttttatatccTCAAGGTTTGTAGAGAAATTAAAGTTAGTACCTAGTTCCcaagtacaatttaaagtgaACCTTGCATCGGGGAAGGTGGTGACCTGTAGTAATGTTTTTGAGAATATACCTATAAATATAGAAGGGGAAAGTTTCCCTTGTACCTTAATACAGTTTGGGTTAGACGACTTTGATATAATATTAGGGATGGATTGGTTAGGAAAATATAGGGCTAAGATCTTTTGTAGTCAACAAAAAGTGGTACTGAGGAACCCAAAAGGAAAACGTGTGTCCTATAAGGGAGTTGCAAGTCGGCCCGAGGTGAGATTGGTATCTTTGGCCAAGATGAGAAAGTATGTGGAAAAAAGGTGTGAAGTATTCTTATGCATGGTGGAAGATTTGAATGNatctgcttcccctagttggaataactaggttgtggtgaggtggtggaaacgagaaggaaattgtggtgttaatcggaatatctttaacgttattatggtaaaagctggttatttctatttaaatgtttatatgattatgagtacgagtgtgagtatgggtatgattataagtatgatattgtgtatacaggtggaaattatgattattggcacaataatgaggaaatgaatatctcttatatgagaaatcttgttgaaaatgtgttatcatgtgaaatgaactgtttttcgaaaacaaagaataaaactattttccaaaaccatgattttacacggtggagtagggattacttagcactatgtgctaattctgttttccaaatgaatttcaggtatggaatagatcttgatatccgagagcgatagaagagaaaatggatctactcttgatgatagaaatcactatggtttttgagttgtatattactgggatgcaaggcagtaatagtatgtattaataaggatagtagatgtaaagactaccttagcatctaagttgtaacaaacttaggtgtggagtagcacttctggattttatgcgcttccgttttgggaaattagtaattatgattaattatacctttttgtatgatggaaaatctgggggtgttacacccacatctccgctcttagtccgaaaggacaagatccgaaaggagtggtagacaaagtgttcgatgaaatgccccaaccgaatgaggatgtgggagtccaaagtgtgacgccacttggtgatgtgccatgaactccctagtctatcccacatctctagctcactaAACCATACAGagatagtccacatagagaagcctaaggccccgatctccgtctttacatttcttttacacaaccactatcaacctttctaccttcttaccaatgaatccaacccctcgccattcccgtaactcttttccttcaacctcttagatgccaacacactaattcgattcccattcgccatccttgagagacacgacactcggggagtctcgactcttcgttttaccactcaTCCACACCTCACCACAAAATACACAACATCAATATCCCCTATGTTGTTTTGTGGCTTGCCTTTGAGCATACAGATGGGAGACACTACTTTACATGGGATAGGATGTTGTTTCCTAACTTAGAAGAAATGCAGGAGTGGTTGACTGCAAAGGGTATGCATATGGTCAGATTGGGAGGCTTCTTGAGCATGGAGAAACacttttcaattataaattcaattcaCTCAGTCCAAATGAAACTTTATCATTGTTAATGGTTCAAACATCTTCTCAAACCAATGAATTATATCAACTAGCTGCAGTAGTGTTCAATCTCCCTCACCTTTCATCTTAAGCTGGGCATACAAAGACTTGCATGCTCAGCTTACAGGGGTGTTGGAGGATACATGCGTAAAAGAAGAAAGGTGATAAGGGCACCAAAGTAAATTCAATATTAGTTCCCTTCCCCCTTGTATGTATAGTTCTCGGATACACAGAACAATCAATCTCTTCACTCTGTAATCTTCACTACTCATCAATACAACAGTTTCTACTTTTCATTTTCCCTTGCTATACTGCTAACAAATCTAACAGATGTTACCAAAGGTCAGTCTCCCAGTTCCACCTTTGTAGCTTCTCTGCTAATGTATGTTTGCACGATTCGAATCCTTCTTCCATATtctaattatttgtaataaattgGCAAAAATCTGGGTGTGTAGCCCATGCTGCATTGTATCTGAACCTTCTTTCTTTAGAGGGTTGGTTTGAACTTATACTTGGTAGGTGATCGAGTTACTGTAGCTTCTGGGAAGTGTATTCTCCATTCTGCAATACTTAAAGACGCACACCCCTAAAGGTTGAGTGATCTATGCCCCTGCTCCATGTAAACTTAGGACCTAAGAATCCAAGGTCTATCAGACCTTCATTGAATATCCAATATGTAAAACCTGCACAGCGAGCATCGGAAAAGTTAGCTTTATTAGAAGTTTCTTCCTTGTTAATAACAGAATTATAATCTCCAATGGATAGCCAAGCGCCATTAAAATTGAGACCACTTTGGGAGAGTTCAGCAAACAGCTCCCGTATTAGCGCATGGGTACACGAGCGATAAAAACCActctgaaccattaatctctTTTTATATGGAGTACAAACTGGGGATGGGTGTGGAAGATGTCTATTATTAGAGatcttttccaaaaaaaacccAAATGCTTCTACCCTTAATCATTTATGGAAACTAAGTTTTGAACAAATGTTATCCACCTGATACTTTAGGTTTAAGAAGACACCGCACCCTGACAGTTCCATACTAAGAAATCCAGAAGTAAAAGAATGTGCTAATAAAAGCTGAATTGAGCGTGCATGGCTCAGCATCCAGGCCAACAAGATTAGCAGGTCTGTTGTCTTCATCCATCTCGTCTTTAGGGGTATCGTAGTCAAAGAAATAGCCTCCCTCATCTGGAGGTACGTTTAATATTGGAGGGGAGTTGATTAATGGTGATATAGAGTCCTTTGGATGGTGATGTGCTACGATTTTTGTACTCTGTGTTTCACTTGACGATCCCCTCACTACTACGCTGTGGCTTTGTGGGGTGCATTCATTCTTCCTCCTCTGCCTCTGTAGTTAGTGTTTGGTCCACTCTAGCCCTCTGTTTGGGCAGTTTCTGTGAGGGGTATGGTTCAGAATCCAACTACATCTCCCTCTGTGGGTCCCTCGTCATTACCACCCTTTTGCCCCTTGAGTCTTCTCTACTGCTGGTTGCTTGCTTGAATTGGGGCCGTCTTTTTATCAAATTTCCTTGGATATCTTCTATCTCCTATCAAATAGCCTACCGTTTTTCCCAGGGTCGCGTAAGTCGTATCTTTTCCTTTGTCACCGTGATCCTAGGACTGTAGAAGAATATTTACTATatcaattatgtatatatttagtcATATTATTTCCAAATTATTAGTGAATCTTTTTAGGTAAATagctttatatatgtattcctacctttctattttattttaccgttaaacaattatgtatatatgttatgaaatttttagtTCACTGTAAGCCAATATACAGAGCCAATATATTATTCTCTTTCCCCATGTATTCATGCTTACACAACCCAACTAACATGCTCGTATATCTCCGAATATTCATCTGACTGATGTTTTATATGTCcctacatttaaatttaacttgcTATTTGTGCAAAAATTGGCAAAAGATTCAAATTGCACTGTCATTTTCTTCCCTAATTATTGTGTGTTTCAGGACCTTTCAACGAAGATGGAGATTGGTCGGGGCCATGAACGCAATGGCTTATATTTCTTTATTGATACACTGCAATCCACTGCATTAGCCACCATCACTGCTAGTACATGGCATTCTCGTTTTGGTCACCCATCACATTcaatttttaaacatttaatttCTACACTAGGTTGTTCTGATTTTAAAGATCCTTGTGATATTTGTCATATGTCCAAACAAACACGTTTATCTTTTCCTAAGTCATACTTCAACTGATgcttattttgatttaattcaTGTTGACATTTGGGGTAAGTATTCTACTCCTACCCGGACtggacattattattttttaactatCGTTGATGATTATTCTAGAGCTACCTGGATTTTTATCATGAAATATAAATCTGATGTTTTTTTGTTGCTTGTTCGTTTCTTAGCATATGTTAAGAATCATTTTAATACATGCGTTAAAACTTTTCGTTCTGACAATGGTTCTGAGTTcacaaaaattgattttcaaaatatcTTACCTCAATATGGAATTTTACAACAATCCAGTTGTCCTAGCACACCAAAACAAAATGGGGTTGTTGAACGCAAGCACCGTCATCTTCTTAATATGGCACGTGCTTTGCGTTTTCAAGCAGGACTACCCCTTAGATTTTGGGGCGATTGTGTTTTAACTGCTGCTTATCTTATCAATCGTACCCCTACCCCCGTCTTGCAAAATAAAACTCATTTTGAAGTCTTGTTTGGACATTGCCCTAATTTTACTACCTTACGTGCTTTTGGTTGCCTATGTTATGTATCTACCATACAACATCATCCTAATAAGTTTGATCCTAGAGCTAAGCACTGCATTTTCCTTGGTTTTCCTCAAGGTCAAAAGGCCTATAGGCTATATGACCTTAACTCTCAACAAGTTTTTGTGATTCGTGATGTTGTTTTTTATGagaatatttttccttttaaagatgAACCTGTTTTAGCTACGCAATCAACTCTCAACCCCATACTGCCACTACCTATACCGTCCATTGAAGCATACAACACACCAATTACTATACATCTTAATGAACACACTATCCCTAGCACAAATATACCTGCTATTCCAGAACCATCTTTCTCTGAAAGCAATCATTCCATACCTAACTCACCCATACATGCACAATCGTGCTCCAATtctccatcaccaccaccaaccCCGCTTCGACGATCTCAAAGGCAACATAAACCTCCCAGTTATCTTTCTAGCTACATATGCAACGTGTCTACAACACCACAATATcccatttctcattttcttGACTCTAAAGCATACAATCCTAGTCACATATGCTTTATCAATAACATCACCAAAGAATTTGAGCCATCCTTTTTCTCTGCTGCACGGACTGATCCTAAGTGGAAAAGAGCTATGGAAGATGAAATACATGCTCTAGAAGCAAACAATACTTGGTCTTTGACAACTCTACCTCCTGGTAAATCCACAATTGGATGCCAATGGGTTTACCGTATCAAATACAAACCTGATGGTTCTATTGAGCGATACAATGCATGCTTGGTAGCAAAAGGATACTTTCAACTAGAAGGTCCTGATTTCACCGATGTCTTTGCTCCTGTCACAAAGCTTGTCACAGTCCGTACAGTTCTTAGCATTGCAGCCGTACGAGGATGGGCTACCCATCAACTTGACGTCTCTAATGCCTTCCTTCATGGAACACTTCATGAAGAAATCTATATGCAAGTCCCTCCAGGTTTTAAGCGAAAGGGGGAGAATCTGGTTTGTTGTCTCCACAAATCTCTTTACGAGCTCAAACAAGCATCACGGTCATGGTTCACGACTTTTTCCACATCCCTCACCAATGCTGGTTTCGTACAATCTAAAGCAGATTATTCCATGTTCACTTACAAACGTGGAAATTTTCTAACTATCATGTTTGTTTATGTTGACGATATTGTTATCACAGGTAATGACCCAGCAATCATTACTATCCTCAAGCAGTACCTAGCGCACCAATTTCAACTCAAAGACTTGGGATCATTAAAGTACTTCCTTGGGATAGAAGTTGCACGTTCCTCTGCTGGAATTTTTTTGAATCAAagaaaatatgcacttgaaATTCTCTCAGATACAGGAATGTTGGCTTGCAACCCCGCCTCAACTCCTATAGAGGTTAGTCACCAACTCACTCCTAACACAGGTGAACTTCTTGTAGACCCTTCCACATATAGACAACTCGTTGGTCGCCTGCTCTACCTCACAGTCACTCGGCCAGACATCACTTATGTAGTTAATCTCCTTTCACAATTCATGTCTGCACCACGTGACATGCATTGGCAAGCTGCGCTTAGGGTTATACGTTATCTCAAAAGATCGCCAGATCTCGGCATTCTATTATCTACACATAGCCCTTTAAAGTTACATGCCTACTGTGATGCCGATTGGGCCAACCACACGACGCTCAATTACGGGATATTGCACTTTTCTAGGAACAAGTCCACTATCTTGGCGAACAAAGAAGCAAACAACAATATCACGATCCTCtgctgaagctgaataccgTGCCATGGCCAATGCAGCAAGTGAAACCACTTGGCTTCAATTACTCCTTTCAAAATTAGATATACCAGTTCATCCTGCACAATTGCATTTTGACAATCAAGCGTCTCTCCATATTTCCAATAACCCCGTTTTTCATGAAAGGACTAAACATGTGGAGATCGACTACCATTTCGTACGAGAGAAAATCAACAACGGCACGCTACACACTACTTTTGTTCCATCTCATCAACAACTAGCTGACATATTTACGAAGAGCCTCCTTCCTCAACCATTTGACACAATCACTTCCAAGCTCATGTAACACCCttgagcttgagggggagtgtagAAGaatatttactatataaattatgtatatatttagtcATATTATTTCCAAATTATTAGTGAATCTTTTTAGGTAAATagctttatatatgtattcctaccttttct from Ipomoea triloba cultivar NCNSP0323 chromosome 12, ASM357664v1 encodes the following:
- the LOC115999396 gene encoding uncharacterized protein LOC115999396, producing the protein MAPSGRRVEPRGTPTEELLAQNLQQLTQLTQTLGNALLNNQRGGPDVAKIIAGHRPPFFTGKEDPLVLEDWIRTFDKMFEAVECPEERRVEIATFYFQQEADNWWSMMGPMYQQQGEFQWTDLNARMRDHFYPEHVKSAKYEEFLHLRQGTTSVQDYYAKYLELARFAPALAPNEPSKARKFVNGLNFETQKAVCVFECQTLGEAYNRAARHYRVQQMQKEVREKGKRKFEGSSRGGEKNSKMSQGEVIRDYQRSGIPRPRRDFPTQSTGMTSRGWMKERHFYCKRCGKDHPGVDCIGMPVECFNCGKKGHRSFECQTSRREGSFRPSQSQEKTQQSGIQVKARNGVNMANSNIESTSKAPTSRSGPQQGRIFVMSKAQADVSDVVAGTFLLRDIPAYVLFDSGASHSFISSRFVEKLKLVPSSQVQFKVNLASGKVVTCSNVFENIPINIEGESFPCTLIQFGLDDFDIILGMDWLGKYRAKIFCSQQKVVLRNPKGKRVSYKGVASRPEVRLVSLAKMRKYVEKRCEVFLCMVEDLNXSASPSWNN